In a single window of the Pseudodesulfovibrio profundus genome:
- a CDS encoding respiratory chain complex I subunit 1 family protein — MDTLILIIIGIVVGPLVGGLIAGLDRRVTAWFQSRQGPPVMQAFYDVAKLFGKEKMVVNQWQIFCAWIYLIAAAVSVGLFFAQGDLLLIFFVQAVGAVFLVMGAMAAKSPYSQVGAQRELMQILAYEPVLILVFVGFYLTTGSFSIEAVWQLEEPLLAKMPLLYLALGYALTIKLRKSPFDFSTSHHGHQELVKGVLTEYSGPYLALVEIAHWYETVLVLGLCALFWSTNLFWMGALLLGTYMLEILVDNTMARMTWRWMLKRVWLLGMGMSVVNLIWLYAG; from the coding sequence ATGGATACTCTGATACTGATCATCATCGGCATTGTGGTCGGCCCGCTTGTCGGCGGCCTGATCGCCGGTCTCGACCGCCGCGTCACCGCCTGGTTCCAGTCTCGACAGGGACCGCCGGTCATGCAGGCATTCTATGATGTGGCCAAACTCTTCGGTAAGGAGAAAATGGTCGTCAACCAGTGGCAGATCTTCTGTGCGTGGATCTACCTGATCGCAGCCGCCGTTTCGGTTGGTCTGTTCTTCGCTCAGGGCGACCTGCTGCTGATCTTCTTTGTTCAGGCCGTTGGTGCGGTTTTCCTGGTCATGGGTGCCATGGCTGCGAAATCCCCGTACTCCCAGGTCGGCGCCCAGCGCGAGCTGATGCAGATTCTGGCTTACGAGCCGGTTCTGATCCTCGTCTTCGTCGGCTTCTACCTGACCACGGGCAGCTTCTCCATCGAAGCCGTGTGGCAGCTCGAAGAGCCGCTGCTGGCCAAGATGCCGCTGCTGTACCTGGCTCTGGGTTACGCCCTGACCATCAAGCTGCGGAAGTCTCCCTTTGACTTCTCCACTTCTCACCACGGTCACCAGGAACTGGTAAAGGGTGTACTCACCGAGTACTCCGGCCCCTACCTGGCCCTGGTCGAGATCGCTCACTGGTACGAAACCGTATTGGTTCTCGGCCTGTGTGCCCTGTTCTGGAGCACGAACCTGTTCTGGATGGGTGCGCTTCTGCTCGGTACCTATATGCTCGAAATCCTGGTGGACAACACCATGGCCCGTATGACCTGGCGCTGGATGCTGAAGCGTGTCTGGCTGCTCGGCATGGGCATGTCCGTCGTTAACCTCATCTGGCTGTACGCGGGGTAA
- a CDS encoding NADH-quinone oxidoreductase subunit B family protein: MFGSFIKKSRAKSPWIMHFDCGSCNGCDIEVLACLTPLYDVERFGIINVGNPKHADVLLVTGTVNHRNKKVLKNIYDQMPEPKAVIAIGACGNTGGVFRDAYNVVGGIDKVIPVDVYVPGCPAKPEAIIDGVVAGLAKFAEKVEQAD, encoded by the coding sequence ATGTTCGGTTCATTCATAAAGAAATCTCGCGCCAAATCTCCGTGGATCATGCACTTTGACTGCGGTAGCTGCAACGGATGCGATATCGAGGTTCTGGCCTGCCTGACACCGCTCTACGACGTGGAACGGTTCGGCATCATCAACGTTGGTAACCCCAAGCACGCCGATGTGCTGCTGGTCACCGGCACAGTCAACCACCGGAACAAGAAGGTGCTCAAGAACATCTATGATCAGATGCCCGAGCCCAAAGCCGTTATCGCCATTGGCGCTTGCGGTAACACCGGTGGCGTCTTCCGCGATGCATATAACGTTGTCGGTGGTATCGACAAAGTTATCCCCGTGGATGTCTACGTGCCCGGTTGCCCTGCCAAGCCCGAAGCCATCATTGATGGCGTTGTCGCCGGTTTGGCCAAGTTCGCAGAAAAAGTGGAACAGGCCGACTAG
- a CDS encoding NADH-quinone oxidoreductase subunit C — MKGKIIDVTVDNIVGEVMNLKNDGQRLVTFTTYQEDENKIGILYHFDKDLETTHLRLVADMDKPIPSISGVLFAALLVENEIRDQWDVEFDGLVLDFNRSLYLDPEVTQVPLVSNVKIEPKK, encoded by the coding sequence ATGAAAGGTAAAATCATAGACGTTACCGTCGACAATATTGTCGGCGAAGTCATGAATCTCAAGAATGATGGGCAGCGCCTGGTCACGTTCACAACCTATCAGGAAGATGAGAACAAGATCGGCATTCTGTACCACTTCGATAAGGATCTGGAGACCACCCACCTGCGACTTGTTGCGGATATGGACAAACCCATTCCCAGCATTTCCGGGGTGCTCTTTGCCGCCCTGCTGGTGGAAAACGAAATCCGCGACCAGTGGGATGTCGAATTCGACGGCCTGGTCTTAGACTTCAACCGTTCGCTCTACCTTGACCCCGAGGTCACCCAGGTTCCGCTGGTGTCCAACGTCAAGATCGAACCTAAAAAATAG
- a CDS encoding hydrogenase large subunit, whose protein sequence is MATTVIPFGPQHPVLPEPVHLTLKVEDEIVKEAIPALGYVHRGLEKLADIRDYHQMIQVCERVCGICSMIHAVCYSQAVEELMEIEVPKRAELLRVIWSELHRTHSHLLWLGLFADAFGFESLFMQFWKIRERVMDINEATTGSRVIVSVNVIGGVRADLSPDQIRWILSEIDIVEKEVRQLQDTIMNDYTVKARTCEVGVLTKDQAYELGAAGPTLRGSGVAQDMRMLGYGGYSEIDFEPIVETAGDCWARSTVRFRECIQSMDLVRQAISKLPEGDINVKVKGNPPEGEAYVRVEQPRGECMYYIKGNGTKHLDRLRIRTPTFANIPPLLAMMPNCELADVPVIVLSIDPCISCTER, encoded by the coding sequence ATGGCTACTACTGTAATTCCCTTCGGCCCGCAGCATCCCGTTCTCCCTGAGCCGGTCCACTTGACCCTCAAGGTCGAGGACGAGATCGTCAAAGAGGCCATCCCGGCGCTTGGATACGTCCACCGCGGCCTGGAAAAACTGGCTGATATCCGTGACTACCATCAGATGATTCAGGTCTGTGAACGTGTCTGCGGCATCTGCTCCATGATCCACGCTGTCTGCTACTCGCAGGCTGTTGAAGAGCTCATGGAAATCGAAGTGCCCAAACGCGCTGAACTGCTCCGCGTCATCTGGTCCGAGCTGCACCGCACACACTCCCACCTGTTGTGGCTGGGTCTGTTTGCCGATGCGTTCGGATTTGAATCCCTGTTCATGCAGTTCTGGAAAATCCGCGAACGCGTGATGGACATCAACGAGGCCACCACCGGTAGCCGCGTTATCGTGTCTGTCAACGTCATCGGCGGCGTCCGTGCTGACCTTTCTCCCGATCAGATTCGCTGGATTCTCAGCGAAATCGACATCGTGGAAAAAGAAGTCCGCCAGCTCCAGGACACCATCATGAACGACTACACCGTCAAGGCCCGTACCTGCGAAGTCGGCGTTCTGACCAAGGATCAGGCTTACGAGCTTGGTGCTGCAGGTCCGACCCTCCGCGGTTCCGGCGTTGCACAGGATATGCGCATGCTGGGCTATGGTGGTTACTCCGAGATCGACTTTGAGCCGATCGTGGAAACCGCCGGTGACTGCTGGGCACGTTCCACGGTTCGTTTCCGTGAGTGCATCCAGTCCATGGATCTGGTTCGTCAGGCCATCTCCAAGCTTCCTGAGGGCGACATCAACGTCAAGGTCAAGGGCAACCCGCCGGAAGGCGAAGCCTACGTCCGCGTTGAGCAGCCCCGCGGCGAATGCATGTACTACATCAAGGGTAACGGCACCAAGCATCTGGATCGTCTTCGCATCCGGACGCCCACCTTTGCCAACATCCCGCCGCTGCTGGCCATGATGCCCAATTGCGAGCTGGCTGATGTGCCGGTTATCGTCCTGTCCATCGACCCGTGCATCAGCTGCACCGAACGCTAA
- a CDS encoding 4Fe-4S binding protein, with the protein MLFTPTVVKNLLKKPATRNYPFEVREPFANYRGELIIDVDKCIFCGMCERKCPSQCITVDKKAGTWACDPHACVYCGVCRDHCPTKCLDMKDVHRKPMTERITWVEQGTPPKPKKKKAAPKQEAAPEKEAAPAKEEKAEKKPAAKKKADSKK; encoded by the coding sequence ATGCTGTTTACACCTACAGTCGTCAAGAACCTGCTCAAGAAGCCTGCAACTCGTAACTATCCGTTTGAAGTTCGTGAGCCATTTGCGAACTACCGCGGTGAGTTGATCATTGATGTTGATAAGTGCATCTTCTGCGGCATGTGCGAGCGCAAATGCCCCAGCCAGTGCATCACTGTTGACAAAAAGGCCGGGACCTGGGCCTGCGATCCGCATGCATGCGTGTATTGCGGTGTCTGCCGCGACCATTGTCCCACCAAGTGTCTGGACATGAAAGACGTCCACCGCAAGCCGATGACCGAGCGCATCACTTGGGTGGAACAGGGCACGCCTCCCAAGCCCAAGAAAAAGAAAGCCGCCCCCAAGCAGGAAGCCGCTCCTGAAAAGGAAGCTGCACCTGCCAAGGAAGAAAAGGCGGAGAAAAAGCCTGCTGCAAAGAAGAAAGCTGACTCCAAAAAGTAA
- the dxs gene encoding 1-deoxy-D-xylulose-5-phosphate synthase: MSNHDSTSLLAKIKEPADVRNLSMAELEILGQELRETIIDQVAAHGGHLAPSLGVIELTMALFNSFNIGPDKLVWDVGHQAYAHKLLTGRADRFHTLRQKDGISGFPRPEESEYDHFGVGHSSTSISAALGMAMARDLKGDDNEVIAVIGDGSLTAGIAFEGLNQAGALGRKMVVVLNDNEMSISKNVGALSQFLSRKMTNPFLQRLKTDVEGLLGGIPKIGDDLAGYAKRSSDSLKSFFTPGILFEAFHFTYVGPIDGHNTAQMVKVFDEIKKLDKPALVHVLTKKGKGYEPAESDPTHFHGVGKFIPETGLARKFSGSGLPSYTSIFGSTLCNLAKKDDKIFAITAAMPEGTGTECFRKNYPDRFVDVGICEQHAVTFAAGLATQGYKPAVAIYSTFMQRAYDQIVHDVCLQNLNVNLFLDRGGLVGEDGATHHGAFDLSFLRHIPNLVVMAPKDEAELARMMATAFDHEGPTAIRYPRGTGVGANVSSNPRKIPLGKGEIVHEGDDAVIITLGSRVYPAVEAAMELEKEGLNVAVFNTRFVKPLPKAQLLELAAKYDNILLVEENALAGGFGSAVLEMLNEEDALTNHKIKRLGLPDEFIEHGTQKELRHLVGIDMAGIKKAAKALCNK, translated from the coding sequence ATGAGTAACCACGACTCCACATCGCTCCTTGCAAAGATCAAGGAGCCAGCAGACGTACGCAACCTGTCCATGGCAGAGCTGGAAATCCTGGGACAGGAACTCCGTGAAACCATCATCGATCAGGTAGCGGCACACGGTGGTCATCTCGCGCCCTCTCTCGGCGTCATTGAGCTGACCATGGCACTATTCAATTCTTTCAACATCGGCCCGGACAAGCTTGTCTGGGATGTCGGCCATCAGGCATACGCCCATAAACTCCTCACAGGTCGGGCAGATCGATTCCATACCCTGCGCCAGAAAGACGGCATCAGCGGCTTTCCTCGCCCGGAGGAATCCGAATACGATCACTTTGGTGTCGGTCATTCATCCACTTCCATTTCCGCAGCGCTCGGCATGGCCATGGCTCGGGATCTCAAAGGGGATGACAACGAGGTCATCGCTGTCATCGGCGATGGTTCATTGACTGCCGGTATCGCGTTCGAGGGACTGAATCAGGCAGGAGCACTTGGCCGAAAGATGGTCGTTGTCCTCAACGATAACGAAATGTCCATCTCCAAGAATGTCGGCGCCCTTTCGCAATTCCTCAGCCGAAAGATGACCAATCCGTTCCTCCAGCGACTGAAAACCGATGTGGAAGGATTGCTTGGCGGCATTCCCAAAATCGGTGACGATCTGGCCGGGTACGCCAAACGTTCAAGCGACTCGCTGAAGTCATTCTTCACACCGGGCATCCTGTTCGAGGCTTTCCATTTCACGTATGTGGGTCCCATTGACGGGCACAACACGGCGCAGATGGTCAAGGTTTTCGATGAGATCAAGAAGCTCGACAAACCGGCGCTGGTCCATGTGCTGACCAAGAAAGGCAAAGGGTATGAACCGGCTGAGTCGGACCCCACGCACTTTCATGGAGTCGGCAAATTCATTCCGGAGACCGGACTTGCCCGCAAGTTTTCCGGCTCGGGTTTGCCGTCCTACACGTCGATCTTCGGCTCCACTCTTTGCAATCTTGCGAAGAAGGATGATAAGATTTTCGCCATCACAGCGGCCATGCCCGAGGGGACTGGAACGGAATGTTTCCGCAAAAACTACCCGGATCGTTTTGTCGATGTCGGGATTTGCGAGCAGCACGCCGTCACCTTTGCGGCCGGTCTCGCAACGCAGGGATACAAGCCTGCTGTAGCCATCTACTCGACGTTCATGCAGCGTGCCTACGATCAGATCGTCCATGATGTCTGCCTTCAGAACCTGAACGTCAACCTGTTCCTGGATCGCGGTGGACTGGTTGGCGAAGATGGTGCGACCCATCACGGTGCTTTTGACCTGAGTTTCCTCCGCCACATCCCCAATCTTGTGGTCATGGCGCCCAAGGATGAGGCCGAACTGGCCCGCATGATGGCAACAGCTTTTGACCACGAAGGCCCGACCGCCATCAGGTATCCCCGTGGTACCGGCGTTGGAGCCAATGTATCAAGCAATCCCCGCAAAATCCCCCTTGGCAAGGGCGAGATAGTCCATGAAGGCGATGATGCCGTCATCATCACCCTCGGTTCCAGAGTGTATCCCGCAGTGGAAGCAGCCATGGAACTGGAGAAGGAAGGACTGAATGTGGCCGTGTTCAACACCCGCTTTGTCAAACCGCTGCCCAAGGCGCAACTCCTTGAACTGGCAGCCAAATACGACAACATCCTTCTGGTCGAAGAGAACGCCCTCGCAGGTGGATTTGGTTCAGCCGTGTTGGAGATGCTCAACGAAGAAGATGCACTGACCAACCACAAGATAAAGCGCCTCGGCCTGCCCGATGAGTTCATTGAGCATGGAACGCAAAAAGAGTTACGCCATCTGGTTGGAATCGATATGGCAGGCATCAAGAAAGCAGCCAAAGCTCTCTGCAACAAGTAA
- a CDS encoding polyprenyl synthetase family protein yields the protein MTAKEKLAERATEVESYLQSCLRDRGIPERLLASMEYSLLAGGKRFRPVLTLSWATMLGGDRDAVMPFAASLECIHTYSLIHDDLPAMDDDDLRRGKPSNHKQFDEATAILAGDGLLTEAFGLMSAASIVKGLPADRVLRAIHVLATAAGSGGMVGGQVVDMQFTGRNGVPLEELRTMHAMKTGALITAACQCGAILAGGTDRDIDNAREFGKSIGVAFQIVDDVLDVVSDTDTLGKPAGSDVAMGKSTYPALLGLEKSKELASQHIDDAIKRLDDYSGDEKQFLTEMARYIVDRVY from the coding sequence ATGACGGCTAAAGAAAAGCTTGCCGAACGCGCAACGGAAGTGGAGTCCTACCTTCAGAGCTGTCTCAGGGATCGAGGCATCCCTGAACGTCTGCTTGCCTCCATGGAATATTCCCTTCTTGCCGGAGGGAAGCGCTTCCGTCCGGTTCTGACCCTCTCCTGGGCAACCATGCTCGGCGGCGATCGAGATGCGGTCATGCCCTTTGCGGCCAGTCTGGAGTGCATCCACACCTACTCGCTCATTCACGACGATCTTCCGGCCATGGATGATGACGACCTGCGTCGTGGCAAGCCATCCAATCACAAGCAATTTGATGAAGCCACGGCCATCCTTGCAGGAGATGGACTGCTCACCGAAGCCTTCGGGCTGATGTCCGCAGCCTCCATCGTCAAGGGATTGCCGGCGGACCGAGTCCTCCGCGCCATCCATGTTCTCGCTACGGCTGCCGGTTCCGGCGGCATGGTCGGTGGACAGGTGGTGGATATGCAGTTCACCGGACGAAACGGTGTTCCGCTCGAAGAACTGCGCACCATGCACGCCATGAAAACCGGCGCATTGATCACCGCGGCCTGCCAGTGCGGGGCCATTCTGGCTGGCGGTACCGATAGAGATATCGACAACGCCCGCGAATTCGGCAAATCCATTGGCGTCGCCTTTCAGATCGTGGACGATGTGCTCGATGTGGTTAGCGATACAGACACCCTTGGCAAACCCGCCGGGAGCGACGTGGCCATGGGCAAATCCACCTACCCCGCGCTATTGGGACTGGAAAAGAGCAAGGAACTCGCATCGCAGCACATTGACGATGCGATAAAACGACTCGATGACTACAGTGGTGACGAGAAGCAATTCCTGACGGAAATGGCTCGTTACATTGTAGACAGGGTGTATTGA
- the xseB gene encoding exodeoxyribonuclease VII small subunit codes for MANESFEDRLDRLKTIVERLERGDLPLEQGVSLYKEGLELAKACGKQLEGARHEVTIVSDGLIKEFEALEALGEDNDG; via the coding sequence ATGGCAAACGAATCGTTTGAAGACAGGCTTGACCGCCTCAAAACCATCGTTGAACGCCTCGAAAGGGGCGACCTTCCGTTGGAACAGGGTGTATCCCTGTACAAGGAAGGGCTGGAGCTGGCCAAAGCCTGTGGCAAGCAACTGGAAGGTGCCCGACACGAAGTGACCATTGTTTCCGATGGTTTGATCAAGGAGTTCGAGGCATTGGAAGCACTGGGAGAAGACAATGACGGCTAA
- a CDS encoding M23 family metallopeptidase: MKRLILLIFLVTALTLPMIPTSGTAQEFGLQEGDDAGFLLPGEAVAAEADTAADTGASALVLAAPSRVGTGQPFIVRLTSDQPLDSVAFHWQGKSVVPSISVWNNRHVALAMLGTDVLNAKPGKEELSVIASIDGKENTFRRSIVINAVDYPKQELTLPKKMVTPPQEVYDKIKADRVEIGEALTTVSPDRTWSLPFYRPVEGKMTSTYGLKRILNGKPKNPHRGLDFRAPMGTPIKAIADGTVILVGDHYYAGNSVYIDHGNGVISMYFHSSEVVVKQGDKVERGQVISKSGRTGRATGPHLHLSVSILGKLVDPAPLFASSVDDMLK, from the coding sequence ATGAAACGTTTGATTCTACTGATATTTCTCGTCACAGCCCTGACCCTTCCCATGATCCCCACATCCGGGACAGCCCAGGAATTCGGCCTGCAGGAAGGTGACGACGCTGGCTTCCTCCTGCCCGGTGAAGCCGTGGCTGCAGAGGCTGACACCGCCGCGGATACCGGTGCTTCCGCGCTGGTTCTGGCTGCTCCGTCGCGAGTCGGCACCGGCCAGCCGTTCATCGTTCGTCTGACTTCGGATCAGCCCCTCGATTCCGTCGCCTTTCACTGGCAGGGCAAATCCGTTGTTCCTTCCATCTCTGTATGGAACAATCGCCACGTGGCCCTTGCCATGCTCGGCACGGACGTCCTGAACGCCAAGCCGGGCAAGGAAGAGCTGTCGGTCATCGCTTCCATTGATGGCAAAGAGAACACCTTCCGCCGCTCCATAGTTATCAATGCCGTGGATTACCCCAAGCAGGAGTTGACCCTTCCCAAGAAGATGGTCACCCCGCCCCAGGAGGTCTACGACAAGATCAAGGCGGACCGCGTCGAGATCGGCGAGGCATTGACCACCGTTTCCCCGGACCGCACCTGGAGCCTGCCGTTTTATCGCCCGGTAGAGGGCAAAATGACCAGCACCTACGGGCTCAAGCGCATCCTCAACGGCAAGCCCAAGAATCCCCATCGCGGACTGGATTTCCGCGCTCCCATGGGGACGCCCATCAAGGCCATTGCCGACGGCACGGTCATTCTGGTCGGCGACCATTACTATGCAGGCAACTCCGTGTATATCGATCATGGCAACGGTGTCATTTCGATGTACTTCCATTCGTCCGAAGTCGTCGTAAAACAGGGCGACAAGGTCGAGCGCGGACAGGTTATTTCCAAGTCGGGCAGAACAGGACGCGCAACCGGTCCGCACCTCCACCTTTCGGTTTCCATCCTTGGCAAACTGGTGGATCCGGCACCGCTTTTCGCGTCCAGCGTTGATGACATGCTCAAATAG
- the xseA gene encoding exodeoxyribonuclease VII large subunit gives MSAIFTVSELTRSVKNLLEAEFPFVWVRGEISNLSRPASGHIYFTLTDGNASLSVVWFKSAQTSGETISHGEERINPLTGEVEEQSGATGLTGTTIEDGMEVLCAGRLNVYEPRGQYQLVAELVQDQGVGDLAIAFEALKRKLAEKGYFDEDRKLTLPENPKRVAVVTSSSGAAIRDFLRLADTRGTGAQIRIYPSLVQGDQAPKRIAKALDQADEDGWAEVIVLIRGGGSLEDLWAFNTEPVADAIYRARLPVISGIGHEPDVTIADFVADKRAATPSHAAQELWPRREQLAQKIDDLEMRLTRRYAEWLLGKGAAFEQLRKALIWLSPERKLERMQDRFGHLIGRLEAAGQTQVDRKLREMTGTVQRLHRAHGPRVVRQTASRTASLVERLTQAMNRHQDIKERNFELMQTTLAGLDPQAPLDRGYSLVRIDRTGDFLRDPKEVTAGDTLAITVRDGSVSAVVTEDSNDSREQ, from the coding sequence TTGTCAGCCATCTTCACCGTCAGTGAGCTTACCCGCTCCGTCAAGAACCTGCTGGAAGCGGAGTTCCCTTTTGTATGGGTTCGCGGCGAGATATCCAATCTCTCGCGTCCGGCCAGTGGTCATATCTATTTTACGCTGACCGATGGGAACGCGTCCCTTTCCGTGGTCTGGTTCAAGTCGGCCCAGACATCCGGCGAAACCATCAGCCACGGAGAAGAGCGCATTAATCCCCTGACCGGCGAAGTGGAGGAGCAAAGCGGCGCCACCGGATTGACCGGCACGACCATAGAAGACGGGATGGAGGTCCTGTGCGCCGGACGCCTCAACGTCTATGAACCCCGAGGTCAGTACCAACTGGTTGCAGAGCTGGTGCAGGATCAGGGTGTTGGGGATCTGGCCATTGCCTTTGAAGCGCTGAAACGCAAATTGGCAGAGAAGGGCTACTTTGACGAAGACCGAAAGCTCACTTTGCCCGAGAATCCCAAACGGGTCGCGGTGGTGACTTCGTCCTCCGGGGCAGCGATCAGAGACTTTCTGCGTCTGGCCGATACCCGCGGCACCGGGGCGCAAATCCGCATCTATCCTTCACTGGTACAGGGAGATCAAGCGCCAAAGCGAATTGCCAAAGCCCTTGATCAGGCTGACGAAGATGGTTGGGCCGAGGTAATTGTGCTCATTCGCGGCGGCGGATCACTGGAAGACCTCTGGGCCTTCAATACCGAACCGGTAGCTGATGCCATCTACCGCGCTCGCCTGCCTGTCATCTCCGGCATCGGCCATGAGCCGGATGTGACCATAGCCGATTTTGTGGCAGACAAGCGCGCAGCCACACCCAGCCACGCTGCGCAGGAGCTGTGGCCGCGACGCGAGCAACTCGCCCAGAAAATTGATGACCTGGAGATGCGACTGACCCGCCGGTACGCCGAATGGTTGCTTGGCAAAGGCGCGGCTTTCGAGCAGCTCCGCAAGGCATTGATATGGCTGTCACCCGAGCGCAAGTTGGAACGAATGCAGGACCGCTTCGGTCATCTGATCGGCCGATTGGAAGCAGCCGGACAAACGCAGGTCGACCGAAAGCTGCGCGAAATGACCGGCACCGTGCAACGTCTGCACCGGGCTCACGGCCCCCGAGTGGTTCGGCAAACCGCCAGCCGCACCGCATCGCTCGTCGAACGACTGACCCAAGCCATGAACCGCCATCAGGACATCAAGGAGCGCAACTTCGAGTTGATGCAGACAACGCTGGCCGGTCTCGATCCACAGGCGCCCCTCGACCGCGGGTACTCCCTTGTTCGCATCGATCGCACCGGTGATTTTCTCCGTGATCCGAAAGAAGTGACGGCAGGCGATACTCTTGCTATCACCGTCAGGGACGGCAGCGTGAGCGCCGTCGTAACCGAAGACAGCAATGACTCCCGGGAGCAATAA
- a CDS encoding proline--tRNA ligase, with amino-acid sequence MRLSKYYAPTLKEDPADAEVVSHKLLMRAGMIRKLTSGIYNYLPLGLRSINKVAQIVREEMDRSGAMEVLMPMVQPADLWRETGRWDYYGKELLRINDRHGRDYCLGPTHEEVITDLVRGEIKSYKQLPINLYQIQTKFRDEIRPRFGLMRGREFIMKDAYSFDKDEEGAEQSYWTMFEAYKKAFARIGLRFKPVQADSGAIGGDFSHEFMVLAETGEDTIASCKACEFAANLEKAKVAQPKGLCNCDDDSVPALEEVETPGKHTVEEVCDFLSIPASRLIKTLLFVVDGNPVAALVRGDRELNDVKLRNLVGGNDIEMADEALVKKLTNAPVGFAGPAGLNPEVPIYADQELCVETDWVAGANKGDTHVRHLSLGRDCTIEKFADLRVIEPTDPCPECAGEIEFTKGIEVGHVFKLGVKYSEKMEATFLDENGKAKPMIMGCYGIGVSRIVASAIEQNHDENGCCFPPSIAPFEVCVISLGGKDQAVTDKAEELYSEIKDLGVDICYDDRKERPGVKFAEADLIGYPMQLVLGGKGLKNGIIEAKNRKTGEKIELPLEGFKEAFQEWRTAVWGDWGL; translated from the coding sequence ATGCGTCTTTCCAAGTACTATGCACCCACCTTGAAAGAAGATCCGGCCGATGCCGAGGTCGTCTCGCACAAACTGCTGATGCGTGCGGGCATGATCCGCAAACTCACCAGCGGCATTTACAACTACCTGCCGCTCGGCCTGCGCTCCATCAACAAGGTGGCTCAGATCGTACGCGAGGAAATGGACCGCTCCGGTGCCATGGAAGTACTCATGCCTATGGTTCAGCCCGCTGACCTGTGGCGCGAAACCGGCCGCTGGGACTACTACGGCAAGGAACTCCTTCGCATCAATGACCGCCACGGCCGTGATTACTGTCTCGGCCCCACGCACGAGGAAGTCATCACCGATCTCGTTCGCGGCGAAATCAAGTCCTATAAGCAGTTGCCCATCAATCTGTACCAGATACAGACGAAATTCCGCGATGAAATCCGCCCCCGTTTCGGCCTGATGCGCGGCCGCGAGTTCATCATGAAAGATGCCTACTCATTCGACAAGGACGAAGAGGGTGCCGAGCAGTCCTACTGGACCATGTTTGAGGCATACAAAAAAGCCTTTGCCCGTATCGGCCTGCGTTTCAAGCCCGTACAGGCTGACTCCGGCGCCATCGGCGGTGACTTCTCCCACGAGTTCATGGTGCTGGCCGAAACCGGTGAAGACACCATCGCCTCATGTAAGGCCTGTGAATTTGCGGCCAACCTCGAAAAGGCCAAAGTGGCGCAACCCAAAGGGTTGTGCAACTGCGACGATGATTCTGTCCCGGCATTGGAAGAAGTGGAAACACCGGGCAAGCACACGGTGGAGGAAGTCTGTGATTTCCTGTCCATCCCCGCTTCCAGGCTGATCAAGACCCTGCTCTTTGTGGTGGATGGCAATCCGGTGGCAGCACTGGTACGTGGTGACCGTGAACTCAATGATGTCAAGCTCCGCAACCTCGTTGGCGGCAATGACATAGAGATGGCCGATGAAGCATTGGTAAAAAAGCTGACCAATGCCCCGGTCGGATTCGCCGGTCCCGCTGGCCTGAACCCGGAAGTGCCCATCTACGCCGATCAGGAGCTCTGTGTCGAAACCGATTGGGTCGCAGGAGCCAACAAGGGCGACACCCATGTTCGCCATCTTTCCCTTGGCCGCGACTGCACCATTGAAAAATTTGCTGATCTCCGCGTCATCGAACCGACCGACCCCTGCCCGGAATGTGCCGGTGAAATCGAATTCACCAAGGGCATTGAGGTAGGTCACGTCTTCAAGCTTGGCGTAAAGTATTCCGAAAAGATGGAAGCGACTTTCCTCGATGAGAACGGCAAAGCCAAGCCCATGATCATGGGTTGCTACGGCATCGGCGTATCCCGCATCGTTGCATCTGCCATCGAGCAGAATCACGACGAGAACGGTTGCTGCTTCCCGCCTTCCATCGCTCCCTTCGAGGTCTGCGTGATTTCTCTTGGCGGCAAGGATCAGGCGGTCACGGACAAAGCCGAAGAGCTGTACTCCGAGATCAAGGACCTTGGCGTTGACATCTGCTACGATGACCGCAAGGAACGCCCCGGCGTCAAATTCGCCGAAGCCGATCTCATCGGGTACCCCATGCAGCTCGTGCTCGGTGGCAAGGGACTCAAGAACGGCATCATCGAAGCCAAGAATCGCAAAACCGGCGAGAAGATCGAGCTGCCGCTGGAAGGATTCAAGGAAGCCTTCCAGGAGTGGCGCACCGCCGTTTGGGGCGACTGGGGCCTGTAG